Proteins co-encoded in one Pseudomonas beijingensis genomic window:
- a CDS encoding saccharopine dehydrogenase family protein gives MKKNVLIIGAGGVAKVVAHKCAQHNDELGRIAIASRNISKCQAIIDSVKAKGSLTQPADIKAFALNALDVEATKALIRETESQIVINVGSAFLNMSVLRACIDTGVAYLDTAIHEEPGKVCETPPWYGTYEWNHLQECQEKNITAILGVGFDPGVVNAYAALAQQQHFDRIDSIDILDVNAGSHGKYFATNFDPEINFREFTGQVWSWQDSQWTSNTMFEVKRTDDLPVVGSQNLYLTGHDEVHSLSKNLDVPNVRFWMSFGEHYINVFTVLKNLGLLSEQPVKTAEGLEVVPLKVVKAVLPDPSSLAPGYTGKTCIGDLVKGTKDGQPREMFIYNVADHEDAYAETDSQGISYTAGVPPVAAALLVARGEWDVQRMVNVEELPAEAFLEALDVMGLPTRIKDEHGDRPWNQNA, from the coding sequence TTGAAGAAGAACGTACTTATCATTGGTGCAGGAGGTGTCGCCAAGGTGGTGGCCCACAAGTGCGCGCAGCACAACGACGAGCTCGGTCGTATTGCTATCGCGTCGCGCAACATCTCCAAATGCCAGGCCATCATCGACAGCGTCAAGGCCAAGGGTAGCCTCACGCAACCCGCCGACATCAAGGCCTTTGCACTGAACGCTCTGGATGTCGAAGCGACCAAGGCGCTGATTCGCGAAACCGAGTCGCAGATCGTCATCAACGTCGGCTCTGCTTTCCTCAACATGTCGGTGCTGCGTGCCTGCATCGATACCGGCGTGGCCTACCTGGACACCGCCATCCACGAAGAACCGGGCAAGGTCTGCGAGACGCCGCCCTGGTACGGCACCTACGAGTGGAACCATCTCCAGGAGTGCCAGGAAAAGAACATCACCGCCATTCTCGGCGTGGGCTTCGACCCGGGTGTGGTCAATGCCTATGCGGCACTGGCGCAACAACAGCATTTCGACCGCATTGATTCGATCGATATTCTCGACGTCAATGCCGGCTCCCATGGCAAATATTTCGCCACCAATTTCGACCCGGAAATCAATTTCCGCGAATTCACTGGACAGGTGTGGAGCTGGCAGGACAGCCAGTGGACCAGCAACACCATGTTCGAGGTCAAGCGCACCGACGACCTGCCAGTGGTCGGCTCGCAGAACCTGTACCTGACCGGTCACGACGAAGTGCACTCGCTGTCGAAGAACCTCGACGTGCCCAACGTGCGTTTCTGGATGAGTTTCGGCGAGCACTACATCAATGTGTTCACCGTGCTCAAGAACCTTGGCCTGCTTTCCGAGCAACCGGTCAAGACTGCCGAGGGCTTGGAAGTCGTGCCGCTGAAAGTGGTCAAGGCTGTGCTGCCTGACCCGAGCTCGCTGGCACCGGGCTACACCGGCAAGACCTGCATCGGTGACCTGGTCAAGGGCACCAAGGATGGCCAGCCGCGCGAAATGTTCATCTACAACGTGGCCGACCACGAGGACGCTTACGCCGAAACCGACAGCCAGGGCATTTCCTATACAGCCGGCGTGCCACCCGTGGCCGCGGCCTTGTTGGTGGCCCGTGGCGAGTGGGACGTGCAGCGCATGGTCAACGTCGAGGAGCTGCCTGCCGAGGCGTTCCTCGAGGCGCTGGACGTGATGGGCCTGCCGACGCGCATCAAGGACGAGCATGGAGACCGTCCCTGGAACCAGAACGCCTGA
- a CDS encoding carboxynorspermidine decarboxylase, whose protein sequence is MIKTPYYLIDKQKLLANMQKIAYVREQSGAKALLALKCFATWSVFDLMQQYMDGTTSSSLYELKLGRQKFAGETHAYSVAWADDEIEEMLANCDKIIFNSIGQLQRYTEASTGKVRGLRVNPQVSSSDYLLADPARPFSRLGEWDPVKIEQVIEHISGFMFHNNCENGDFGLFDQMLGTIEERFGHLLHEVEWVSLGGGIHFTGEGYALDAFCARLKAFSQKYGVQVYLEPGEAAITQSASLEVTVLDTLYNGKHLAVVDSSIEAHMLDLLIYRLDAKLAPSEGEHTYMVCGKSCLAGDIFGEYKFDRPLSIGDRLSFIDAAGYTMVKKNWFNGLKMPSIVVKQLDGSVEVVREFVYDDYLSSLS, encoded by the coding sequence ATGATCAAAACGCCGTACTACCTCATCGACAAACAAAAGCTGCTGGCGAACATGCAGAAGATCGCCTATGTGCGTGAGCAGTCCGGGGCCAAGGCCTTGCTGGCGCTCAAGTGCTTCGCCACCTGGTCGGTGTTCGACCTGATGCAGCAGTACATGGACGGGACCACGTCGTCGTCGCTTTATGAACTCAAGCTTGGCCGGCAGAAATTCGCGGGCGAGACCCACGCCTACAGCGTGGCCTGGGCTGACGATGAGATCGAGGAGATGCTCGCCAACTGCGACAAGATCATCTTCAACTCCATCGGTCAGTTGCAGCGCTACACCGAGGCCTCGACCGGCAAGGTCCGCGGCCTGCGGGTCAACCCGCAAGTGAGCAGTTCCGATTACCTGCTGGCCGACCCGGCGCGACCGTTCAGCCGCTTGGGCGAATGGGATCCGGTGAAAATCGAGCAAGTCATCGAGCATATCTCCGGGTTCATGTTCCACAACAACTGCGAGAACGGCGATTTCGGCTTGTTCGACCAGATGCTGGGCACTATCGAAGAGCGCTTTGGTCACTTGTTGCATGAGGTCGAGTGGGTCAGCCTCGGTGGCGGCATCCATTTCACCGGCGAGGGCTACGCCCTGGACGCTTTTTGCGCACGGCTCAAGGCCTTCTCGCAGAAGTATGGCGTGCAGGTCTACCTGGAGCCGGGCGAGGCCGCGATCACCCAGAGCGCGTCGCTGGAAGTCACCGTGCTCGACACGCTCTACAACGGCAAGCACTTGGCCGTTGTGGACAGTTCCATCGAGGCGCACATGCTCGATCTGCTGATCTATCGCCTGGACGCCAAGCTGGCACCGAGCGAAGGCGAACACACCTACATGGTTTGTGGCAAATCCTGTCTGGCCGGCGACATCTTTGGCGAGTACAAATTCGATCGTCCGCTGTCCATCGGCGATCGGCTGTCGTTCATCGACGCAGCGGGCTACACCATGGTCAAGAAAAACTGGTTCAACGGCCTGAAGATGCCGTCCATCGTTGTGAAGCAACTCGACGGCAGCGTCGAGGTGGTTCGCGAGTTTGTTTACGACGACTACTTGTCCAGCCTCTCTTGA
- a CDS encoding Ppx/GppA phosphatase family protein encodes MKGDAPLFAAIDLGSNAFRLVIGQSVKRNRQLVIQEVKTLREPVRLAEGLQAGALDELALDRGWQALARFGKKLRGFEAGRVRAVATSAVREAANAQLFLASAERHLGFRIDVLSGHEEARLVYAGVAHAVPGVEQTRLVVDIGGGSTELILGQGAQPLLTESIAIGSGTFGARYFAGGRITAQALLEAERVAVLQFEEVAARYRAQGWQQVIGSSGTARMLAKVLKANGLNDAGQGGITYSGLLRLSLRLLEVGHVDRLRLAGLQSHRLGILPGGLAIMLAAFKVFGITDMLACEAGLRFGVLHGLMHKH; translated from the coding sequence ATGAAAGGCGACGCCCCCCTGTTCGCGGCCATTGACCTGGGCTCCAACGCCTTTCGCCTGGTGATTGGCCAGTCGGTCAAGCGCAATCGACAGTTGGTGATCCAGGAAGTGAAAACCCTGCGCGAGCCGGTCCGATTGGCCGAGGGCCTGCAAGCCGGGGCTCTGGACGAGTTGGCACTGGATCGAGGCTGGCAGGCCCTGGCCCGCTTCGGCAAAAAGCTGCGTGGCTTTGAAGCCGGACGGGTACGGGCGGTGGCCACCAGTGCCGTGCGCGAAGCGGCCAATGCCCAACTGTTCCTGGCCAGCGCCGAGCGGCACCTGGGGTTTCGGATCGACGTGCTGTCCGGGCATGAAGAAGCCCGGCTGGTGTATGCCGGTGTGGCCCATGCGGTGCCCGGTGTCGAGCAGACACGACTGGTGGTGGACATCGGCGGTGGCTCGACCGAACTGATTCTGGGACAGGGCGCTCAGCCGTTGTTGACGGAGAGCATTGCCATCGGCAGTGGCACCTTTGGCGCGCGTTACTTTGCGGGCGGACGTATCACCGCTCAGGCGCTGCTGGAGGCTGAACGAGTAGCAGTCCTGCAGTTTGAAGAAGTGGCGGCGCGTTATCGCGCGCAGGGCTGGCAGCAGGTGATCGGCTCATCCGGTACGGCGCGGATGTTGGCCAAGGTGCTCAAGGCCAATGGTCTCAATGACGCTGGGCAAGGCGGTATTACCTACAGCGGGTTGTTGCGCCTGTCGTTGCGGCTGCTGGAAGTCGGGCATGTCGACCGCCTCAGGTTGGCCGGTTTGCAGAGCCATCGCCTGGGCATCCTGCCCGGTGGCCTGGCGATCATGCTGGCGGCGTTCAAGGTCTTCGGTATTACAGACATGCTCGCTTGCGAAGCGGGTCTCAGGTTCGGTGTGCTTCATGGCCTGATGCACAAGCACTGA
- the ppk2 gene encoding polyphosphate kinase 2 has translation MFSTQDTLVQRIHRELLDHNDEELELELSEDGHDLNALFDEHAPDGSEKEIRRLYFSELFRLQGELVKLQSWVVKTGHKVVILFEGRDAAGKGGVIKRITQRLNPRVCRVAALPAPNDRERTQWYFQRYVSHLPAAGEIVLFDRSWYNRAGVEQVMGFCTDDQYEEFFRTVPEFERMLARSGIQLIKYWFSISDQEQHLRFLSRIHDPLKQWKLSPMDLESRRRWEAYTKAKEIMLERTHISEAPWWVVHADDKKKARLNCIHHLLGQMPYEEVELPTIELPQRVRQEDYSRSPTPPELIVPQLY, from the coding sequence ATGTTTTCAACCCAGGACACCTTGGTACAGCGCATCCACCGCGAGCTGCTGGATCACAATGACGAAGAACTGGAGCTGGAGTTATCTGAAGACGGGCATGACCTGAACGCCTTGTTCGATGAACACGCCCCGGATGGCAGCGAGAAGGAAATCCGCCGATTGTATTTCAGCGAACTGTTCCGCCTTCAGGGCGAACTGGTGAAGCTGCAAAGCTGGGTGGTCAAGACCGGGCACAAGGTCGTGATCCTGTTCGAAGGGCGCGACGCCGCCGGCAAGGGTGGCGTGATCAAGCGCATCACCCAGCGGCTCAACCCCCGGGTGTGTCGCGTCGCCGCCCTGCCCGCCCCGAACGACCGTGAACGGACTCAATGGTACTTCCAGCGCTACGTTTCGCACCTGCCGGCGGCGGGGGAAATCGTGCTGTTCGACCGCAGTTGGTACAACCGCGCCGGGGTCGAGCAAGTCATGGGGTTCTGCACCGACGACCAGTACGAAGAGTTCTTCCGTACCGTGCCGGAATTCGAGCGGATGCTCGCCCGCTCCGGCATCCAATTGATCAAATACTGGTTTTCCATTTCCGACCAGGAACAGCATCTGCGCTTTCTCAGCCGCATCCATGACCCGCTCAAGCAATGGAAGCTCAGCCCCATGGACCTGGAGTCCCGCAGGCGCTGGGAGGCCTATACCAAGGCCAAGGAAATCATGCTCGAACGCACGCACATCAGCGAAGCCCCCTGGTGGGTGGTGCACGCCGACGACAAGAAAAAAGCCCGGCTCAACTGCATCCATCACCTGCTAGGGCAAATGCCCTACGAAGAAGTGGAACTGCCGACCATCGAACTGCCGCAGCGAGTTCGACAGGAAGACTACTCCCGCAGTCCGACGCCACCGGAGCTCATCGTGCCCCAGCTCTATTGA
- a CDS encoding inorganic phosphate transporter has protein sequence MTNQTLAMDSSSAIAPSSRPQLNRKPSVLTLVVFFAVLGSGLLFTAYSLMHDMNELGTVVTTWTPFLLLGVALVIALGFEFVNGFHDTANAVATVIYTNSMAPNVAVAWSGFFNFLGVLLASGAVAFGIIALLPVELILQVGSSAGFAMIFALLIAAILWNLGTWWLGLPASSSHTLIGSIIGVGVANALMHGRDGTSGVDWAQATKIGYALLLSPLVGFGCAALLLLALRAFVKNRSLYKAPQGNTPPPWWIRGMLILTCTGVSFAHGSNDGQKGMGLIMLILVGTLPMAYALNRTMPADQALQFAAVAQVTQQALVKHSPLPAPTDPRAILTTYVGSKEATPQLVPALAAMTGSIGAEVKGYGSLAKVPAEAVGNVRNDMYLTSETIRLMDKNKVGNFDADTSAQLQLFKQQIDNSTRFIPLWVKIAVAIALGLGTMVGWKRIVVTVGEKIGKTHLTYAQGASAETVAMLTIGAADMFGLPVSTTHVLSSGVAGSMVANGSGLQMRTIRNLLMAWVLTLPAAILLSGSLYWLFTKLF, from the coding sequence ATGACGAACCAGACCCTGGCCATGGACTCATCGAGTGCCATCGCCCCCAGTTCAAGGCCGCAACTCAACCGCAAGCCAAGCGTGCTCACCCTGGTGGTGTTTTTCGCGGTACTGGGCAGTGGCCTGCTGTTTACCGCCTACAGCCTGATGCACGACATGAACGAGCTCGGCACCGTGGTGACCACCTGGACGCCGTTCCTGCTGTTGGGCGTGGCCCTGGTGATTGCCCTTGGCTTCGAGTTCGTAAACGGTTTCCACGACACCGCCAACGCGGTGGCCACCGTCATCTACACCAACTCCATGGCGCCGAACGTGGCCGTGGCCTGGTCGGGCTTCTTTAACTTCCTCGGGGTGCTGCTCGCCAGCGGCGCGGTGGCTTTCGGTATCATCGCTCTGTTGCCGGTGGAACTGATCCTGCAAGTCGGCTCCTCCGCCGGCTTCGCCATGATCTTCGCCCTGCTGATCGCCGCTATCCTATGGAACCTGGGCACTTGGTGGCTGGGCTTGCCGGCCTCTTCGTCCCACACCTTGATCGGCTCGATCATCGGCGTCGGCGTCGCCAATGCCCTGATGCACGGGCGTGACGGCACCAGCGGCGTGGACTGGGCCCAGGCGACCAAGATCGGCTACGCGTTGCTGCTCTCGCCACTGGTAGGCTTCGGCTGCGCCGCGCTGTTGCTGCTCGCGCTGCGGGCCTTCGTCAAGAACCGCTCGCTGTACAAGGCTCCGCAAGGCAACACCCCGCCGCCCTGGTGGATTCGCGGCATGCTGATCCTGACCTGCACCGGCGTGTCATTCGCCCACGGCTCCAATGACGGCCAGAAAGGCATGGGCCTGATCATGCTGATCCTGGTCGGCACCCTGCCGATGGCCTATGCGCTGAACCGCACCATGCCCGCCGACCAGGCCCTGCAATTCGCCGCCGTGGCGCAAGTCACCCAGCAGGCCCTGGTGAAGCACTCGCCGCTGCCGGCCCCGACGGACCCGCGGGCGATCCTGACCACCTACGTTGGCAGTAAGGAGGCGACGCCGCAGTTGGTGCCGGCCCTGGCCGCCATGACTGGCAGCATCGGCGCCGAGGTCAAGGGCTACGGCTCGCTGGCCAAGGTACCGGCCGAAGCCGTGGGCAACGTGCGCAACGACATGTACCTGACCAGCGAAACCATTCGCCTGATGGACAAGAACAAGGTCGGCAACTTCGACGCCGACACCAGCGCCCAATTGCAATTGTTCAAGCAGCAGATCGACAACTCCACGCGCTTCATTCCACTGTGGGTGAAAATCGCCGTGGCCATCGCCCTCGGCCTGGGCACCATGGTCGGCTGGAAGCGCATCGTGGTGACGGTGGGTGAGAAAATCGGCAAGACCCACCTGACCTATGCCCAAGGCGCTTCAGCCGAAACCGTCGCCATGCTGACCATTGGCGCCGCCGACATGTTCGGCTTGCCGGTGTCCACCACCCACGTGCTGTCCTCCGGCGTGGCCGGCAGCATGGTCGCCAACGGCTCTGGCTTGCAGATGCGCACCATCCGCAACCTGTTGATGGCCTGGGTGCTGACGCTGCCGGCCGCCATCCTGCTGTCCGGCAGCCTCTACTGGTTGTTCACCAAGCTGTTCTGA
- a CDS encoding putative selenate ABC transporter substrate-binding protein, which translates to MLKPSLALAAGVALSFCSFLAQAADTLKVSAIPDEAPTELLRKFKPLGAYLEQQTGMKVEFVPVSDYPAVVEALATDRIDMAWLGGFTFVQARLKTGNAIPLVQREQDAQFTSKFITADPAVKSLADLKGKTFAFGSVSSTSGSLMPRYFMLQDGIKPESYFSRVGYSGAHDATVAWVQAGKVDAGVLNASVWEKLVAAGKVDTTKVKVFATTPAYFDYNWTVRGTLDPALAAKIKAAFLALDPANPKDKEILDLQAASRFIETKPENYKGIEEAARAAELLK; encoded by the coding sequence ATGCTCAAGCCTTCCCTGGCATTGGCCGCTGGTGTTGCCCTGTCGTTTTGCAGCTTTCTGGCGCAGGCCGCCGACACCCTGAAAGTCAGCGCGATTCCCGATGAGGCCCCGACCGAGCTGCTGCGCAAGTTCAAGCCGCTGGGTGCTTACCTGGAACAACAAACCGGCATGAAGGTCGAGTTCGTCCCCGTGAGCGATTACCCGGCGGTGGTCGAGGCCCTGGCCACTGACCGCATCGACATGGCCTGGCTGGGGGGCTTCACCTTCGTCCAGGCGCGCCTGAAAACCGGCAACGCCATCCCGCTGGTCCAGCGCGAACAGGACGCCCAGTTCACCAGCAAATTCATCACCGCCGACCCCGCCGTCAAATCCCTCGCCGACCTCAAGGGCAAGACCTTCGCCTTCGGCTCGGTGTCGTCGACGTCCGGCAGCCTCATGCCGCGCTATTTCATGCTGCAGGACGGCATCAAGCCGGAGAGCTACTTCAGCCGTGTGGGCTACTCCGGTGCCCACGACGCCACCGTCGCTTGGGTCCAAGCCGGCAAGGTCGACGCCGGGGTGCTGAACGCCAGCGTCTGGGAAAAACTGGTTGCGGCCGGCAAGGTCGACACGACCAAGGTCAAGGTCTTCGCCACCACCCCTGCCTACTTCGACTACAACTGGACGGTGCGCGGAACCCTCGACCCGGCGTTGGCGGCCAAGATCAAGGCGGCCTTCCTGGCCCTCGACCCGGCCAACCCGAAGGACAAGGAAATCCTCGACTTGCAAGCCGCCAGTCGCTTCATCGAAACCAAGCCTGAGAACTACAAGGGCATCGAGGAAGCCGCACGCGCCGCCGAACTGCTCAAATGA
- a CDS encoding phosphonate ABC transporter ATP-binding protein, whose amino-acid sequence MTLQLTQVSVTHANGVQALRGIDLHIGAGEQVAIIGPSGAGKSSLLNLLATALRPGNGELQLLGERAWQLSARQRQRLRARIGLIHQSPPLPPRQRVVTAVLAGKLGQWGIGKSLLNLLHPLDIPGARAALARLDLGDKLFAQCQQLSGGQLQRVGIARVLYQAPEVLLADEPVSAMDPVLAEHTLSVLCRHAREHNVTLVASLHAVELALAHFSRVIGLRDGQILFDLPTEAVDRPLLDTLYANEQLQSSPTTPHAPLSVQIPRC is encoded by the coding sequence ATGACCCTGCAACTGACCCAGGTCAGCGTGACCCATGCCAACGGCGTCCAGGCGCTACGGGGCATCGACCTGCACATCGGCGCCGGCGAACAGGTCGCGATCATCGGCCCGTCCGGCGCGGGCAAGTCGAGCCTGCTCAACCTCCTCGCCACCGCCCTGCGCCCGGGCAACGGCGAGCTGCAGTTGCTCGGCGAACGCGCCTGGCAACTGTCCGCCCGTCAGCGTCAGCGCCTGCGCGCGCGCATCGGTCTGATTCACCAATCGCCGCCCCTGCCGCCACGCCAGCGTGTGGTGACGGCGGTCCTGGCCGGAAAACTGGGTCAGTGGGGCATCGGTAAAAGCTTGTTGAACCTGCTGCACCCGCTGGATATTCCAGGCGCCAGGGCGGCATTGGCCCGGCTGGACCTGGGGGACAAACTGTTCGCGCAATGCCAGCAACTGTCCGGCGGACAGCTGCAACGCGTGGGCATTGCCCGGGTGTTGTACCAGGCGCCGGAGGTGTTGCTGGCCGACGAACCGGTTTCGGCTATGGACCCGGTCTTGGCCGAGCACACGCTTTCGGTGCTGTGCCGTCACGCCCGGGAACACAACGTCACCCTGGTCGCCAGCCTGCACGCGGTGGAACTGGCCTTGGCACACTTTTCCCGGGTCATCGGCCTTCGGGACGGGCAGATCCTCTTCGACCTGCCCACCGAGGCGGTCGACCGTCCGTTGCTCGACACGCTCTACGCCAACGAACAGCTGCAGTCTTCGCCAACAACGCCCCACGCGCCCTTGAGCGTGCAGATTCCCCGATGCTGA
- a CDS encoding PhnE/PtxC family ABC transporter permease yields the protein MLTRDTRDPATRPRLLLSLLALVLLWPGIRFSELDLGVLLASDSQSEMGRFVAAFWPPAHGDEFVELLWQATLQTLAIATAGMALALLLAVPASLLASRALSLSAASRAGHPGYWGQLLRWPVRGVLIFLRSVPEIVWALLFVRAVGLGPTAGVLAIAITYSGMLGKVYAEIYESVDQRPAHALLQSGSSRLAAFCYGILPNVAAELLSYTVYRWECAIRASVVMGFVGAGGLGQQMDLSLRMFAGGEVASLLLTFLALVLLADQLSRLLRWRLA from the coding sequence ATGCTGACACGCGATACCCGAGACCCCGCCACCCGCCCGCGCCTGCTGCTCAGTCTGCTGGCGCTTGTGCTGCTGTGGCCGGGCATCCGGTTCAGCGAGCTGGATCTCGGCGTGCTGCTGGCGAGCGACAGCCAGAGCGAAATGGGCCGGTTCGTCGCGGCGTTCTGGCCGCCCGCCCATGGCGACGAATTCGTTGAATTGCTGTGGCAGGCCACCTTGCAAACGCTGGCGATCGCCACGGCCGGCATGGCCCTGGCATTGCTGCTGGCGGTGCCCGCGAGCCTACTGGCCAGCCGCGCCCTCTCACTGTCGGCGGCCTCCCGCGCCGGGCACCCGGGTTATTGGGGTCAACTACTGCGCTGGCCGGTACGCGGCGTGTTGATCTTCTTGCGCAGCGTGCCGGAAATCGTCTGGGCCTTGCTCTTCGTGCGCGCCGTAGGCCTCGGCCCAACGGCCGGCGTACTGGCGATTGCCATTACCTACAGCGGCATGCTGGGTAAGGTCTATGCGGAAATCTACGAATCGGTCGACCAGCGTCCGGCCCACGCCCTCTTGCAGTCCGGCAGCAGCCGGCTTGCGGCCTTCTGCTACGGGATCCTCCCCAATGTCGCGGCGGAACTGTTGTCGTACACGGTGTACCGCTGGGAATGTGCGATCCGCGCCTCGGTGGTGATGGGTTTCGTCGGGGCCGGAGGGCTGGGTCAGCAAATGGACCTGTCGCTGCGCATGTTCGCCGGCGGTGAAGTGGCCAGCTTGCTGCTGACGTTCCTCGCACTGGTGCTGCTCGCCGATCAACTCAGCCGCCTGCTGCGCTGGAGGCTGGCATGA
- the phnE gene encoding phosphonate ABC transporter, permease protein PhnE — protein sequence MNRLLNAVMLLCIGAAVVASFIYLGIDLGELGDSGNLQRMAAYAQRFLSPDLSPSHLKAIGHGALETLAMSALGTLLAAVFGLLLALPAAGRFGWLLQSASRLVLNALRAVPELVWAALMVLAAGLGPNAGTLALALHTTGVLGRLFAEALENTPSEPADAIRLQGGNAVLAFCYGTLPNLLPQLLAYVLYRWENNIRMASVLGFVGAGGLGQMLYVSLSLFQEAQGSTVILAMLLLVLAVDTLSGWSRQRWVKA from the coding sequence ATGAATCGCCTGCTCAACGCGGTCATGCTCCTGTGCATCGGTGCGGCAGTCGTGGCTTCGTTCATCTACCTGGGCATCGACCTGGGCGAGCTCGGCGACAGCGGCAATCTGCAGCGGATGGCGGCTTATGCGCAGCGCTTTCTCAGCCCGGACCTGAGCCCGAGCCATCTGAAGGCGATCGGTCATGGCGCCCTGGAAACCCTTGCCATGTCCGCCCTTGGCACCCTGCTTGCGGCGGTGTTCGGCCTGCTATTGGCCTTGCCGGCGGCCGGGCGCTTCGGCTGGCTGCTGCAAAGCGCTTCGCGCCTGGTGCTCAACGCCTTGCGCGCCGTTCCAGAACTGGTCTGGGCGGCGCTGATGGTCCTGGCCGCCGGGCTTGGTCCCAACGCCGGCACCCTGGCCTTGGCCCTGCATACCACTGGCGTGCTCGGCCGACTGTTCGCCGAGGCCCTGGAAAATACCCCCTCCGAACCGGCCGATGCCATCCGCCTGCAAGGTGGCAATGCCGTGTTGGCGTTCTGCTACGGCACGCTGCCCAACCTCCTGCCCCAGCTACTGGCCTATGTCCTGTACCGCTGGGAAAACAATATCCGCATGGCCAGCGTGCTCGGCTTCGTCGGCGCCGGGGGACTGGGGCAAATGCTCTACGTCAGCCTCAGCCTGTTCCAGGAAGCCCAAGGCAGCACGGTGATCCTGGCGATGCTGTTGCTGGTTTTGGCGGTCGATACGTTGAGCGGTTGGAGTCGCCAGCGTTGGGTCAAGGCTTGA
- a CDS encoding LysR family transcriptional regulator translates to MDRLQAMQVFRRIVELGGFGKAADDLGLPRATVSLLIQQLEAHLGVQLLQRTTRQVRATLDGQAYYQRSGQLLDDLDDLESSLSAQRSQPRGTLKVDMPIAFGCTWILPRLPDFYRRYPALQLDMGFHDHQVHLQREGVDCAIRAGTILDQGLVARPIVRLHQLTCASPGYLARVGTPRRLEDLPTHQAIGFASGNGRFFPFEFEVAGRVREMQLPSELTVNNADAYVTACEAGFGLIQVPRYHVQRQLAEGRLVEVLSEYSVPVWPISAVYPPHRQLSPRVRVFIDWVVELLQGEADVQPALMERA, encoded by the coding sequence GTGGACCGATTACAGGCCATGCAAGTGTTCCGGCGTATCGTCGAGCTGGGCGGTTTTGGCAAGGCGGCCGATGACCTTGGCTTGCCCCGAGCCACGGTCAGCCTGTTGATCCAGCAGTTGGAAGCCCATTTGGGCGTGCAACTGTTGCAGCGCACCACCCGACAGGTGCGCGCAACGCTCGATGGCCAAGCGTATTACCAGCGCAGCGGCCAGTTGCTGGACGACCTCGATGACCTGGAAAGTTCGTTGTCGGCGCAACGGAGCCAGCCGCGTGGCACCTTGAAGGTGGACATGCCCATCGCCTTTGGCTGTACCTGGATCCTGCCGCGCCTACCGGATTTCTATCGCCGCTACCCGGCGTTGCAACTGGACATGGGTTTTCATGATCACCAAGTCCATCTGCAGCGCGAGGGCGTGGATTGCGCAATCCGCGCCGGCACTATCCTTGATCAAGGCTTGGTGGCGCGGCCCATCGTGCGCCTTCATCAGTTGACCTGTGCCAGCCCCGGCTACCTCGCTCGGGTCGGCACGCCTCGGCGGCTGGAGGATTTGCCGACGCATCAGGCCATTGGCTTTGCGTCGGGCAATGGACGGTTCTTCCCGTTCGAATTCGAGGTGGCGGGGCGGGTGCGGGAAATGCAATTGCCGAGTGAGTTGACCGTCAATAACGCCGACGCTTATGTGACGGCCTGTGAAGCGGGATTCGGCTTGATCCAGGTGCCGCGTTACCACGTGCAACGGCAGTTGGCCGAGGGCAGGCTGGTCGAAGTGTTGAGCGAGTACAGTGTGCCGGTGTGGCCGATCTCAGCGGTGTACCCGCCCCATCGACAGCTGTCGCCCAGGGTTCGGGTGTTTATCGATTGGGTGGTTGAGTTGTTGCAGGGTGAGGCGGATGTGCAGCCGGCGTTGATGGAGAGGGCGTAG